From the Anguilla rostrata isolate EN2019 chromosome 5, ASM1855537v3, whole genome shotgun sequence genome, the window CATTTTACCTTACAATAAGGATGTAGCATGCATATCGTACCAGAGCTTTACATTAATGGAAAGGTTTCCAGGAACATTCAccaaatatgaaaattagcccCTGGAAAAAGTGTAGCCTACCAAGTGCAGACAGTCTTTTGAGTCTGATTTCATAACAGCCAAGGCTTTGCGACATCCAAACAAGTACTCTCTCTGGGATTATCTCTATTTTAAAGGTATACAAAGTAGGATTTTGCTGCCCTTGTAGACACCGTTTTCAAATCACAAGTTGCAACTATAAACAGAAGCAGCAGTTCCCATAGGGGGGGATGACATCTCGATAGAACAGATTGCGATGCAAAAGCTACCCAACCTATGGCATCTAGCTGTGTAAGATGGTTCTGGTAATGatgtaaagtaaaataaagatgTAGGGCACATTACAATGGCTGACTGATTTTTGCCTCATGATAAAAGTATTAATTTCATGCAGAGAAAGGTGTCATTCAAGATGGAATTTTCCATAATTCATGGCATTCTTAGAAACCAGATATGAACCAGATGCATTTTGGGGATTTTCTCACAAAGCTGTCCACACCTTAATAGAAGATCACATCTGTGATACCTCACATTTCACTCAAACTAACAATTCTGCTTGAAGACTATATTTCATCAGAACACTCCAGACttaaaattcataataaaatCACGTCTCATATTTAATCCCTCTAAAATACTATACtatattaaatgaaatgctcCCATAATGAACAATGAATGGCCTACAGTCCCCTTTTTCTTGTTACTCGGCAGTTCAATACTTAATGTGATACAATAAATAACTACTATTTTAGTAATATAATCACATagtgttcttaaaaaaaaaaaaaaacctacttaTTCTACACAGACTGTAAGGGTTGGGGGACAGAGACCAAGCGCAACTGAACAGGGATCTTAATAAAGGGTCTCACTAAAAGCAGAGCACGCCACCAAATCTCTTCCGAGATCAAGGAAGGATAAAGATAAACGAACAAACGACTACTACTCCACAGTAATATCCCAACTAAATAAAGGAACCTCAAAAGGAGGACTCCAAACCAAGGGGGAGGAATAGATCGGTTCTCCAAAACTCAgaacgaaaataaaataaacgataGCCCAAGAGAGCGAGCTGATGCAGACCCAACCTCTGGGCACTGCACTCAAAAAACCTCCATAgctcagagggagagagaactaACTGCACAACTCACAGAACTGATCTCCTCCTAACTCTCTACCCTGTGACAATCCTGACTAAAGGAGTCGTCATGAACGTGCTAAACCAGATACCTCCCTTATGTAAGTTTCATGCTTCAGAGATTATTAACACCTATCGGCATAATTCTTGGACGTGAATTTTACATAAGGTACGAAGCGCTGAGAAGCACTGTTTGGTTACCAGTACCGGCTCTTGTGTGTAGAGGACACTAAAGCACCGTCTTTCTGTGAACCCACACCTTAAGTAACGTTAGACAGGTGCTGCAGCTAATGCAATCAACACGCCTGCCAagctctgaaccaatcagcGCAGAGGGGGTCTGTAGGCAGAGTGAATTCTGCATGCGTACGGACAATTAACCCAAACGACGTGACAAACTCTAATTAGAGAAGCAGGGGTGGAAAGGAATAGAGCAGAATGCTCAagccacccaaaaccatgacagagaTTACACATTTGATCtagctcattttatttattttttctattgagCTCTTTTCCTGTCCTTCTTTTACTACGTttcttaattgcttaattgtcaGGGGTAACTTTGATACAATGTCCCAGATCAACTTCTTGTCTCGTTAGCACGACTGACTCATGCTGCTCGGAAGCTGGTGCCAGAACTTGACCAATCTGTTCCTTTTGCTGCAGAAATCATTTCGCAACAGCTCTTTCATCATGAAAAATAACATGTCAGATTTTGCTTTCAGCAAATTACGTCCTTCCTGTTTTGAGGAAAGCAAAAGGCTTTAATAACAGTTTTGTAATGACTTTACACTTGCTCGTATATTAAACATCAACAGAACATGGAGTGTAAATTTTCAcagaaagaaacatttatttggaaaaaggGAGGAACTCTTACAGTACATATACGTTTTTGTACTTTCTGCATCCACACCTGAGAAATTATATTATCTTTCTTGTAAATTTTAAGCAATAGAAGTTGTTTCCCATAAATACTGAAGCCTTCTGAGATGCAATTGGACATTTGATATTCCCATGCTGAACAAGGTCCCTTCAAAAGTGagtgcacattttcacattggCTCCTCTACAATAGAAATgaccatttacatatttacataccCATATTCTAAATTGTCAAAATGGCAAACAAcaaattatttaagaaaaacagGGTTGATTCGGTATGTTTAGCAAACTTAATTAACTTGAAAACCAAGCCAGTCAAAACAGTTCATGGTATTGATAGTAAAGTAAGGATCAGTTggtaatgtaaaattaatttaatcttaaAGTATACCTCTTGAGATAATTAGAGTGCATTAATCAGAGAACACTGAAAGGGGGACAAAAACAGTTGGGGGATGACCTATTCGTTTTCTATGTGTTCATTAGCATCCCTCTTGGTAAGAGAAAGATCGATACTGGCGGGAGAACCAGGCAGACAAATCCTGCAGCCCATGATCATAAAGAAGGCTCTTCGAAACGACCGGTTGAAGAAGGCGTACAGGAAAGGGTTGAGGGAGGAATTGACGTATCCCAGCCAGAGGAACACGTCCCAGACCACCCCGGCTGTTCGGTACTCGATGAAGGGGTCGACCACGTTGGTGGTGAAGAAGGGCAGCCAGAACAGAAGGAAGGCGCCCATGATGATGCCCAGGGTCTTGGCCGCCTTCCGCTCCCTCCTCATGCAGttctgcctctgcttctgctTCCTGCCCGCCGAGTTCAAGCCATGCACAGTCATCTGGTGCTCCATTGCGCTGATCTGCATGGCCTGCCGCTTGGCAGCCTTGTAGATCTTCCAGTAGGCCACCAGCATGATGACCATAGGCAGGTAGAAGGCCACCAAAGAGGCCATGACGGCATAGACCCGGTTGACCAGGAAGGCGCAAATGCCCTCGGGTAGCTGGATGTCAATGCCCACCTTGTGAAGCCCCAGCATTATGGGCCCGAATGAGATCAGCAGAGGTACCACCCAGCAGACCACAATGAGGAGGCCGACTCTGACCCTAGACATTTTGAAGGCGTACACCAGGGGGTTGCAGACGGCGTAGTAGCGGTCGAAGGCGATGCAGCTGAGATGGAAGATGGAGGCGGTGCAGAGCATGACGTCCAGGCTGGAGTGGACCTCGCAGAAGGTGGGCCCGAAGTACCAGCACCCCTCCACCGTGCGGACCATGCTGTAGGGCATGACGATAAGGCCCACCAGGAAGTCAGCCACAGCCAGGGACATGACGAAGGAGTTGGTGGGCGACTGCAGTCGTTTGAAGTAGGCGATGGCGAGCACAACCAGGAAGTTTCCCACCACGGTGCAGGCTATCCCAGCCATGATGAACATGTACAGGGCCACCCGGGAGCCCTGGCTCCTCCAGGGAACACAGGGGGTGGAGTCGCCACCAGTGTCGACAGAGACGTTGGCAGCAGCAGAGGTGTTTGCCATAGCTTCTTGgaatctgccaaaaaaaaaacaaacactgcatataaacttactgaacacacagagtaaGTAAAGCACCTGCAGGTGTTGTGTTCATTTTCTAATTACAATTAGAAACCTGTgacctgtgtttgttttctaattACAATTATACAATTACAATCATACGATCAATAGTATATTCACTTTAGCATAAAAAGCAATTCCATGAATCATGAAAGCTGATTATgtgaacacagaaaatgaaaaggtttaATGCAAGAATGCCCAAATCATATGCTCTTCATTCTTCATTGTGAACGGTGACAAGATGGTAAAGCCACCGCTTTGAGCGTAAATCATTGAAATGTTTGTTGTCGTCTGGCATGGTATTttctaataaaatgtttttttttaaaggaatagCGAAAAGGTAGACCTTAAAAGGAaagttgaaaaataattatttcatgagGTCACCGAAAGAAATGCCATCATTCACCATAATCTGGACACTGATTGGGTGAGTGAGTAAAACCAGGCAACCTGAGTTTACGTGTCAGGCCAAGAATCactttaaaatttgaaatattagctACTACACTGTTCCTCCAGTGGAGAAGGGCACGATAACATCATACCCTTGTTGACCACACGCTTGATGGCAGCTATTTGGAAGATGGTCAAGCATAACATAATTGCACTTAGTTGACTTTTCTCTGACTTAAGACCCAGAGTCCTTCGAAGTTACTCCCAGCTGAACCCTTTCACGGAAATTCCTCTGTGTCAACTGTCGTGAGCAGTTGGAATTACAGGGCCCGATCTACTGCATAGTTCTGAGTCGTTCCAAGTCCCATATCACAGCATATTTCTGAACTGCATATTAtggcatttttaacatttttgtgtttatatctGTTGTataacaaaaacattgaaaaaaaagagcattctCTCATcccattaatttatttttgataaaatTCACGGGCAGTACTCTATATTTGTAATCTCTCAGATCAGGAACCATCACTAAACTGCACCAGACACTGAACTGCAGGGTGTGACCATAATTCCAAATGGCGACTTACAACACCAGGACGTTTGAGCCACTGGTATGTGGAGTAAGGAGGGGTACAACACCGTTCCACCCATGCTGCCCCTCCTGGGTCCCATGTGTTATAATAATGGTAAGCAAGGTGTTCCTGGTGCTCTGCACTGGCACTGAAATGTCTGTCAGTGAAACAGAAGCATCTCCATCTTTTTTCGACAATCCTGctacttgtgatgtcactcagctCATGAAGAGCATATGGCCCCTCTGAGGAACGCTGCCAATTACTGGCAGGGAAGTGGCGGTGGCTGCACGCCTGGGACCTGCGAGGCTGTTGCTAGGGAGAGGCAGCCCTGCGTGCAGGTGCCGACCCAGATGAGGGGCATCCGAGCTCGTCAGCCCGTGACACAGGCAGCCGCCGGAAGAGCATCCGAGACGAAGCGCGAGGAAAGCACGCGCAAACGAGGGGGAAGCGCggcaaaaatagatttttaattaaCACCGCGGGGTACGTTGTCGCCAGTGCGGCGGCAGGATTTTAAGCGCGGATTTCCCCTGCTGGTGCCAGTCGCGGACAGGCGTGCAACGGAGACGGCTTGCAGGGAGCGGTGACAATAGAAAATGCGGGTCCCCCCAGCTCCCCGCATTTGACAGCTTCACATGAAGGAATATGAAAACAGTCATTACCTGGACATGGTTGATAAGAATCCTGGCTACACACAGTACCCATTCCTCCGCGTTCCCAAATTGGTGGTACCCAGCTTCAGCCTGCCCCCGGCCTGCTCACATTCAATCTAGAGGCTTGTCATTCAGAGGAATTTTCTTAATCCACTAATATTCACAAAGCTGAAGATGGAAGTcaaattagaatgttctaaatGTATCAGTTGTATAGTTAGTGTTCTGGTCAGTATGGAACCAGGTCTGAACACTTGTAAGGAGCGCAAGCCTCTTAGCCATATATGTAGCATTGCTGCTGTCATCAACAAATTGTTCATTATGGCACATTGGTGGGAAAATGGCCAGCTGAGAATATATTAAATCTGCTGGAGAGTGGCTCTAGGGGTCAAACATTAAACATCAAAAGGTTAAATGAAGTAGCACTTTTTCTGTGTAACATAagttaaaaaacaacattaattatgttttaGTTAAAAGTCTAAAATGAGACGTAAGCCTACTGTTACTTTCTTAAAACCTAGTATTTGGTGGATGCTGAGATGTCTACTCTAACTGCAGTGTAGAAAGCATAAACAGAACAGCCCCCATTAATACCATAGTTCTTAACTCCCCCAAAAATAGTCATTCTCTTTCTAGGAATGTTCTGACTGTCCTGGGACATAAGAGCGAAagggcacttcagttttgttccAGCATgttctgcaggcgtgtaaattcTCGCACTGACCACAAAAGTCAACCACCCTAAAGAAAGATATCATTTCACCCAGCTTGTAATCATTCCCAAGTGGGTTTAGATTTATGTTCAATGTGCCGTTTTAACATTCACAGTAACATCTGGACGTGGATACTGGGTAATGCAAAACACAGAGTTaagtttattttatcatttgaattttatttgattaatgtCGTCATTTCATATCGTGACAACTTTTACAGATAATAGCCTCATGCTTGTATGCGTTAAATATGAATATCAACTTTAAAGAGCAGTGTATTTGAAATagaaatgctattttttatttcctgacaGATTTATTTAGTGATACAGTATTCCAAAGGCTTTCCAGCTATTAGATGTGACCCTCttcttatttattcttatttattttcgGCAGGACATTCCTGTTTTGTTCCCAACGGGTGACCCCCGTCGTAAAATGGACGCACACAGTTGGCCTGCACAAGCTAAGCCTGATTCAATGACTGTGAAAGCGTAACTGCCACATAGCAGAGTGAGAATATACAAAACATAACACCCCAATTATGgtgaaaataacagtaatattaaaaaactgtttcacTGATGGTGCAGTGTTGgtcagaaacaacaacaacaataataataataagaaggtATATGTACAGGCCAACATAGTGTGTTTAtaatccagtgttaatttaactctaaacGAGTGCATATGAGTTTATTAGGGACCGTATATACTTTGTAAAAGTGGTTTAACAAAGTGGTTGAACATTCTACTGTGTAACAATACATGGTTACAGTAATAATATTTCAGCCCTTTGTCTACTGATAATGGTTAGAATATCAGTACTGCTCCTTCCCCTATCACTCCATAATTATACAACAATTATATATAGAGTATAGCACAATTTACAGAAAATGACAACTAAGTTTCTctcacccacgcacacacacactcacagactcacactcactcacacatgtacagtactcgcacatgcacgcacgtacacacacacacacacacacacacacacacacacgtgcacggcGCTCAGAAGGAAAGGAAAAGCGGtactcacaggtgtgtgtgcggggggtggggggttagtgCCCTGCCCTCATCCTCCCCATGCCGATGGGCCGTGACAGGcctgtcctcccccctcccgtcaCTCAGCGTGGCACAGGGTGGCACAGGGTGGGACGTGAGAAGCCGGGCGAACTCTGTGCACGCGACAGCCACAGCAGCCTTCCCCGTCAAactgggagaggggagggcaggagcGCCATTCTTATGCTAATCCGATCCCCCTCACGCGTCCTCCAATGGGTCGTCCGGGCTGGGCGGATCGCTTGATCATCAAAGTCTGATGTTGCGCCTGGAAATCTGAAGTGGGGTAGAGGATTATTATTGAACCAATTAAAAACTCTTCTGCTTTTTTACTGCTATCTAAATGTTATCTCGTGTGGTGCAAAATGTACTGTCACTGCAATATAAGTCAATATGATGCAGTATGAttccaaaatgtgaaatgttcatAAATATCCAGTGAACTGAGAGTCGTTAAGTTGAACAAAAACTGACTTGCTGATAATCACTGTACCAGACATAATGTGATGCTAAAACGAATCCCACTCATTGACTACAGTTATGAATGCATGACAGGAACAAGTATCAACAAGTGAGGATGCTCATATTATATATGTTCATTAGTGAAATACTGCAATTTCTGCTATAATAATGATCTCATACAGTACCTTTAGCTGGGCAGATTCCTCAGCCTCTGGAGTCCAGGTCTGCCACAATGCAGAATGATTGTCCTTGCGTCAGTTGCAATGGCCGCAGCTTTCTCAGTGGGTACGCCCTATAAGAACACAGTGACTCGGTGAATCCCCCTCCGTGCAGTGAAGCTCTGTTCTTTAGCCAGCATCCTCAGTCATCTCCATAAGGTCATTACCACAGAGCCACGCACAGCCAGTCTGAAATACCTGGGGCTGCAGGCGGAGGGCTGCCCCTCAAGCGTGGCGAACgctttttaattaaacacagggggtgggggaatttTAATTAGAGACGGATAAAAGGCGCATCCACTCCAGCTTTTTTAAACCAGTCATTCATATGTGTAATGCGAGTGGAGAAAAAGCGGCACATCTGCGCCATTGAAtgaatggggggggtggggatggggggggggtacggagAGGTCTGATGGTGATGGGtatgatttattaaaatttacTCAAGACAATAAAGGCCCTGCTTAATTAAGCATATGATCAAACATATCATTATCAGCAAAGAGGTGGTGGTGCCAAGAGTaagcaaaaatgttttaggggtaaaacaaaaatggtgcaTCATAGAATTATTTTAGAAAGACCTCCATATATTTCCATACCTGCACTGCACTATTAAAGCATATGGAGGGATTATTATGGCAAAGTAAAATTACTTAATTttccacatgcagaactttacatttggttATATTGTATTTCCACatctggattttgtttaaatattcttGGATCACtgtagtagattccaaactattagctgggcctcacagttttcatctgcaaatttgacaaATGTACTTTCTTTGGCCCCGTctaggtcattgatataaatgaagaagagcagtggtcccagcactgatccttgtgggGCTCCACTTCCCACTCActtccctgctcagataatatccctcctactactactctttgtgttctaccctgtagccagttccaaaTCAGTCTGTAATTCCTAATGTCTTCATTTTGCTAACAAGTCTGTCATGTCAAGTcttatcaaatgctttctgGAATTCTAAGTATACAATATCATTAGCCTCGTTATagtcaaaacacttggtagcttcttcaaagaataccagaaggtttgtcaggcatgaccttcccttgcaaaaaccatgctggctatccctcaggatgttgttattttcaagaaacactTCTAACTtatctctaatgatagattccagtattttacatggcAGTTTACTTACTGatactctcaaaaaaaaataaataagtaaacgaATACAAACCCTCAGTTTAATAATTAAATGAGAACAATTTATATTACAAAATTGCTGCTTTGAACACTACCGGTTTGTCTGAAGGAGCTGCTAAATTGTGACCTGGTATTAGGGAATTGAACATTTCAGTGAGTAAATGGATACAATCTTGAGAGTACCAATGAAAGGAGAAGTGTTTCTCTCATTGTCTCTTTCATTTAGACCCTGTCAGTTCAGGGTCTTTGCTCTGATAAGAGTTCATTTATTTCCTTGCCTGGGTACCACTTATCTCCAATGTGTTTAAGCGGAGTCTCATTCACATGTTATGCAAAGGCACTAAATTAAACTGTCTGTACAGAGGGCACACGAGTAACCCTATTATCAAGCTAAGTCTTAGACAGAGCATGTTGTCAGGGTGCTAGGACATTTATTTGAAACTCAGGCAAAAAAAGGTGGCTGAACATTAGTGCAACACTCCTGCAGTTGGGAATTGTTTATTATCTTTAGCAGCCAGGAAGTCAAAAAGATGGTGACATCTAAATGACgtaaatacatgcattttgaaaagatTAACTGCCACAAAAAGATCATGTGGCCATTTAAATTATGAGGGTTGTAATGCCTACGCATCATCAGGgacagtgttttctgtgtccTGCTCGCGATTTACAATGAAACTGTGCCCTgcagaaaattatttatttaaaattattattgctTCTGTTATCATAAAGGTTAGGTCTGCTTCCAGTCGACTGAACTGGGGAGTCCAGAATGACAGCATGACTGAACAGCATAACATGAACCATGTCTGTCTCCCATAGCAGCTAATGGCATGGAACTCCAAGGTTGTAGGATTGGTTCTCTGGTGAAgtactgctgctgtacccttgagcaagatacttgaCTTGAATTGCTTCTGTCAATATTTCCCGCTGTAATAAAAAATGGGTTGCTTCATTAAAACAGTTAGCAGTGCAAGACACTCTGAGTAAGTTTGATCCATGCTTAAAATATGATATTAACATACCAGTTTTTCACATGTAGCTTATTGGTAAAATTTCCATGAAATTATCAGTTTTCATTGTGAATCAGCTACAAATCCTACATATGCTGTTTATATTCACATATGTAAAAATGTCCACCTTAAATtatcacagtttaaaaatgtgtgcctATATTTCACATGGGTTTTCTGGGCCTCAGTATAACCTGTTGAAATGTCCTGATGGGTGCTTTGTCTCTCAGATG encodes:
- the LOC135254712 gene encoding 5-hydroxytryptamine receptor 4, which produces MANTSAAANVSVDTGGDSTPCVPWRSQGSRVALYMFIMAGIACTVVGNFLVVLAIAYFKRLQSPTNSFVMSLAVADFLVGLIVMPYSMVRTVEGCWYFGPTFCEVHSSLDVMLCTASIFHLSCIAFDRYYAVCNPLVYAFKMSRVRVGLLIVVCWVVPLLISFGPIMLGLHKVGIDIQLPEGICAFLVNRVYAVMASLVAFYLPMVIMLVAYWKIYKAAKRQAMQISAMEHQMTVHGLNSAGRKQKQRQNCMRRERKAAKTLGIIMGAFLLFWLPFFTTNVVDPFIEYRTAGVVWDVFLWLGYVNSSLNPFLYAFFNRSFRRAFFMIMGCRICLPGSPASIDLSLTKRDANEHIENE